In one window of bacterium DNA:
- a CDS encoding ferrous iron transporter B, giving the protein MNAPSHPSVALVGNPNVGKSVVFYRLTGVHVISSNYPGTTVGYSRGNLTWPSDLEDGGDGRFRPGQRIEIIDAPGVYSLDAASRSDRVALEILRDSDYAVCVVDSTNLERNLYFVLQVLESGVPAIVALNMWDETAHRGVKIDAPLLEEMLGVPVVPTVGITGEGIREMVARLPQARSPGLGPLSEEDRWLAIGRIVSRVQTLVHHHHTFLQTLSDLSVRPWTGIPIAVLVILGAFSLVRLLGEFLVAGEVGVWGEPFLKIGFGTEYLFRTLWVPVVSRLSEWLGGAGFVHDLLVGHLISGRVDLMDSFGMLTTGIFIPLGIVLPYVAVFYLVLSFLEDFGYLPRLAVLLDGVMHRVGLHGYAIIPTLLGLGCNVPAILATRILESRRERFLASTLISIAVPCAALQAMVVGLLGRWGLRYVAAVYLALFATWLGLGFVLSRLVKGYSPELIIEIPHYRLPPPGPFLRKVGVRVWCFLREALPVILIGVAAVNVLYFFGVFDRLSRWAAPVVEGLLGLPRESVAALAIGFLRKDMAVGMLEPLDLAPGQLVVACTVLAMFFPCVATFTVLLKELGTRDFLKSLAVMVGASLGVGTLLNLLI; this is encoded by the coding sequence GTGAACGCCCCGTCCCATCCCTCCGTCGCCCTGGTGGGGAACCCCAACGTCGGTAAAAGCGTGGTTTTTTACCGCCTGACCGGGGTTCACGTCATCTCTTCCAATTACCCGGGGACGACGGTCGGATATTCCCGGGGCAACCTCACCTGGCCTTCGGACCTGGAGGACGGCGGCGACGGCCGCTTCCGGCCCGGGCAGCGCATCGAGATCATCGACGCGCCCGGAGTCTACAGCCTCGACGCCGCTTCGCGTTCGGACCGGGTCGCCTTGGAGATCCTCCGGGATTCGGACTACGCCGTCTGCGTGGTCGACTCCACCAACCTGGAGCGGAACCTCTATTTCGTCCTGCAGGTGCTCGAGTCCGGGGTCCCGGCGATCGTCGCGCTCAACATGTGGGACGAAACCGCCCACCGGGGAGTGAAGATCGACGCGCCCCTCCTGGAGGAGATGCTCGGGGTCCCGGTCGTTCCCACCGTCGGCATCACCGGGGAAGGGATCCGGGAGATGGTGGCCCGCCTGCCCCAGGCCCGCTCCCCGGGCTTGGGTCCCCTGAGCGAGGAAGACCGCTGGCTCGCGATCGGGCGCATCGTTTCCAGGGTGCAGACCCTGGTCCACCACCACCATACGTTTCTGCAGACGCTCTCCGATCTCAGCGTCCGCCCCTGGACCGGGATACCGATCGCGGTTCTGGTCATTCTGGGGGCGTTTTCCCTGGTGCGGCTGCTGGGGGAGTTCCTGGTGGCCGGTGAAGTGGGGGTATGGGGGGAGCCGTTTTTAAAAATCGGTTTCGGGACCGAATACCTTTTTCGAACCCTGTGGGTCCCGGTGGTCTCGCGGCTCTCCGAGTGGCTGGGCGGCGCGGGGTTCGTTCACGACCTTCTGGTCGGACACCTGATCTCCGGGCGCGTCGACCTGATGGATTCCTTCGGGATGCTCACCACCGGCATCTTCATTCCCCTGGGCATCGTTCTGCCCTATGTCGCCGTTTTTTACCTGGTCCTGAGTTTCCTCGAAGACTTCGGCTACCTCCCCCGTCTCGCGGTTCTCCTGGACGGGGTCATGCACCGGGTCGGGCTGCATGGGTACGCTATTATCCCCACCCTCCTGGGACTGGGGTGCAACGTCCCCGCCATTCTCGCCACCCGGATACTGGAGAGCCGGAGGGAGCGGTTTCTGGCTTCGACCCTGATCTCGATCGCGGTCCCCTGCGCCGCGCTGCAGGCCATGGTCGTGGGCCTCCTGGGGCGGTGGGGCCTGCGCTACGTGGCCGCCGTTTATCTGGCGCTCTTCGCCACCTGGCTGGGCCTCGGTTTCGTCCTCAGCCGCCTGGTCAAAGGTTATTCCCCCGAGTTGATCATCGAAATCCCCCATTACCGCCTCCCTCCGCCCGGGCCGTTCCTGCGCAAAGTCGGGGTGCGGGTCTGGTGTTTTCTCCGCGAGGCGCTCCCCGTGATTCTGATCGGGGTGGCGGCCGTGAACGTCCTCTACTTCTTCGGCGTTTTCGATCGTCTTTCCCGCTGGGCGGCGCCGGTGGTGGAGGGCCTGCTCGGGCTTCCCCGGGAATCGGTGGCCGCCCTGGCCATCGGGTTTCTGCGCAAGGACATGGCCGTGGGGATGCTGGAGCCGCTCGACCTCGCACCCGGGCAGCTGGTGGTCGCCTGCACCGTTCTGGCCATGTTCTTCCCCTGCGTGGCCACCTTCACCGTTCTGCTCAAGGAACTGGGGACGAGGGATTTTCTCAAGTCCCTGGCGGTGATGGTGGGGGCGTCCCTGGGGGTGGGGACGCTCCTCAATCTTCTGATCTGA
- a CDS encoding FeoA family protein — protein sequence MIRLTELRDGETALVVGFEEGAGGAARVAAMGLRVGKTVTKISGMPFKGPIVVQVGGTRIALGHRMGARVLVERP from the coding sequence GTGATCAGGCTGACCGAGCTGAGGGACGGCGAAACCGCCCTGGTGGTCGGATTCGAGGAAGGCGCGGGTGGCGCCGCGCGGGTGGCGGCTATGGGGTTGAGAGTAGGCAAGACGGTGACCAAGATCAGCGGGATGCCCTTCAAGGGTCCGATCGTGGTTCAGGTGGGCGGCACCCGGATCGCTCTCGGTCACCGCATGGGCGCCCGCGTTCTGGTGGAGAGGCCGTGA
- a CDS encoding Fur family transcriptional regulator, whose translation MKPAIDNEADALFREFLRRRGLRYTRERRAVLEAVMESRDHFAVHELHERIPRRGLAVGLATVYRLIPLLEEAGLIRRAASIQGSQIYERVSGAEPHYHLLCSGCGRLEEVASEPLTRCIDAVCRERAFLPSAGRLTIRGLCARCRKKKEGRA comes from the coding sequence ATGAAACCGGCAATCGACAACGAAGCCGACGCCCTCTTCCGGGAATTTCTCCGCCGGCGGGGCTTGCGCTATACCCGGGAGCGCCGGGCGGTGCTGGAAGCGGTCATGGAATCCCGCGATCATTTCGCGGTTCACGAACTCCATGAACGGATCCCCCGCCGCGGCCTCGCGGTGGGGTTGGCCACCGTCTATCGGCTGATTCCCCTGCTGGAAGAGGCGGGGCTGATCCGGCGGGCGGCCTCCATTCAGGGTTCGCAGATTTACGAGCGGGTTTCGGGAGCGGAACCGCATTACCACCTCCTCTGTTCGGGCTGCGGGCGGCTCGAGGAAGTCGCCTCGGAGCCTTTGACCCGATGTATCGACGCCGTCTGCCGGGAACGGGCTTTTCTCCCTTCCGCCGGCCGTCTCACCATCCGCGGCCTCTGCGCGCGCTGCCGGAAAAAGAAGGAGGGGAGGGCGTGA